Within the Paenibacillus sp. AN1007 genome, the region GATTCGGTTCGCCAAACCCCAGCAGTACGAGGCCTGTCTCGTTGAATTATCCCGAATGCGAAGTGCATTCATTGTTCCGGGAGGCATTAAGGCTTCCCGATTGGCAAGAACTCTCATAGCCCCTGTACAAAGTCCGGACGTGTTATATCGGTACGCGGACGACATTACCGTTGAGGAAGATATCCCTGTCTCCCTGCATTCTACAGCTCTCCACAACAAACCAAGCACACCTCAAGGTGTACCTTGGGGCGTGAAACAGATCCGAGCCCCCAAGGTATGGTCTGTTTCGACAGGACACCGAATCAAAATCGGGGTTATTGATACCGGGGCAGATTACCACCACCCTGATCTGCGATACTCCCTAGCCCGAGGCATTAATCTATTGAACCGAAGTTTACTTCCCCATGATGACAACGGACACGGTACTCATATTGCAGGCACGATTGCTGCGGCAAATAGCACTGCAGGCATGATCGGGGTTGCTCCACGTGCTTTGATCTACCCGGTCAAAGCCTTTGATCACAATGGCTCTGCTTATGTCTCCGACATCGTACTCGGCATCGACTGGTGTGTACGCAACCAGGTTGATATCATCAATATGAGTTTTGGTATGAAAACACGCAGTAAATCTCTGCTTGACGTCGTGAACCGCGCATATCACGCAGGCATTGTCATCGTAGCTTCGTCAGGCAATGACAGCAAGCGCCGAAGTATCGATTATCCTGCTCGATATCCGCAGACCATCTCCGTCGGAGCAACCGACAAAAACAGACGAATTGCATCATTCAGCAATCGCGGGGCTTATGTGGATGTCTATGCCCCGGGCGACAAAATTGTATCCTCCTGGGTTCAGGGCAAGCACCATGAGATGAGCGGCACATCCATGGCCACCTCCCATGTGAGCGGCGCAATTGCGCTGCTGCTCGCCAAACATCCCGGCTTGTCTCCAGCCGAGATCAAGGCACTTGTCAAGCGCGCGACAGTTCCGCTGCGCGCCCGCAAGAGTACCACCGCGAAGAGTAAAATCCGCGGTGGCGAGATTGACGCCCTCAAGCTGATGCAGGAGGGCGGAGGGTAAGCCGGCGGGCACTGCAGGCCGCTGGCATCTACGCGCTGCGCAGCAATGGATGCCGGCATCTGCCGGGCACGCCTTGCGCAGCAGGCAAGAACAAGAGCAGGCACAT harbors:
- a CDS encoding S8 family peptidase, whose amino-acid sequence is MDYIGLLHQLIDGMRCPESEQTGRYLIRFAKPQQYEACLVELSRMRSAFIVPGGIKASRLARTLIAPVQSPDVLYRYADDITVEEDIPVSLHSTALHNKPSTPQGVPWGVKQIRAPKVWSVSTGHRIKIGVIDTGADYHHPDLRYSLARGINLLNRSLLPHDDNGHGTHIAGTIAAANSTAGMIGVAPRALIYPVKAFDHNGSAYVSDIVLGIDWCVRNQVDIINMSFGMKTRSKSLLDVVNRAYHAGIVIVASSGNDSKRRSIDYPARYPQTISVGATDKNRRIASFSNRGAYVDVYAPGDKIVSSWVQGKHHEMSGTSMATSHVSGAIALLLAKHPGLSPAEIKALVKRATVPLRARKSTTAKSKIRGGEIDALKLMQEGGG